One Zeugodacus cucurbitae isolate PBARC_wt_2022May chromosome 3, idZeuCucr1.2, whole genome shotgun sequence genomic region harbors:
- the LOC105213059 gene encoding ATP-binding cassette sub-family G member 4 isoform X1 → MSHTSGCSILDNLTSSQPQLLTRCSSTDSGSQLVLNCQRNGSTVVKAVNHPTNAAQRPLLSAGGARQASVDATGGIRNSGFVDNFAVQRRHSEYVEAYADMLQHDCNGKSSARHARPLSCFVQTKLTKNGYVSALQGEDDVQQRQWQNSGQLRQEFAAKMAAWLKPLNSQNNLCNGGIPSQNHILAPKIQNNCSPNGPKKGTVTLSHLPQRPPVDIEFSEISYSVSEGRRRGLKTILRSVSGKFRNGELTAIMGPSGAGKSTLMNILAGYKTSQLSGSVMINGKERNLRRFRKLSCYIMQDDILIANLSVHEAMMISANLKLGKDMNLAAKRVVVDEILETIGLRDSSNTKTCNLSGGQRKRLSIALELVNNPPVMFFDEPTSGLDSSTCFQLISLLKSLARGGRTIVCTIHQPSARLFEKFDHLYMLAEGQCMYEGRVRGLVPFLSSLGYNCPSYHNPADYVLEVASGEYGESVQKLVAAVKNGECKKFSQKDYGLTDVRGIANDIVKGDSDCNNSNSTSSANNTTLTATTTLTLEDEKCKMDELSTSLLHANALTKPILETQQSQLSDCTVINLNIPNSTTDNGNSNSGLPYSCSFSSKGGQVALTGAAEKAAAAGCTTSLLDSHESVITLPNSSGFPTSGWTQFWILLKRSFVTIMRDRMLTHMRLASHVIVGAIIGMIYYDVGNEASKVMSNAGCIFFTTLFTMFTAMMPTILTFPTEMSVFVREHLNYWYSLKAFYFAKTMADLPFQIVFSSVYVIVVYYLTSQPMEWMRISMFVFICVLTSLVAQSLGLLIGAGMNIEAGVFLGPVTTIPTILFSGFFVNFDTIPGYLKWVTYVSYVRYGFEGAMVSIYGMDRAKLECHEMYCHFRSPKKFLEEMSMDNAEYWVDAVALLGTFVALRIVAYFVLRWKLHLIR, encoded by the exons ATGTCGCACACATCCGGTTGCAGTATTTTAGATAATTTAACAAGCTCACAGCCGCAGCTGCTGACGCGTTGCAGCAGTACGGACAGTGGCAGCCAGCTGGTGCTGAATTGCCAACGAAATGGCAGTACCGTCGTCAAAGCCGTTAACCACCCAACCAACGCGGCGCAGCGTCCACTGCTCAGCGCAGGGGGCGCTAGGCAGGCGTCGGTCGATGCGACTGGCGGCATACGCAACTCGGGCTTTGTGGACAATTTTGCGGTGCAACGCCGGCATTCCGAGTACGTGGAGGCCTATGCGGATATGTTGCAGCACGATTGTAATGGCAAGTCGAGTGCACGACATGCGCGGCCATTATCCTGTTTCGTACAAACAAAACTCACAAAGAATGGCTATGTAAGCGCACTGCAAGGGGAGGACGACGTGCAGCAGCGACAATGGCAGAATTCAGGTCAACTGCGGCAGGAGTTTGCAGCGAAAATGGCAGCGTGGCTAAAGCCACTGAA CTCGCAAAATAATCTGTGCAATGGCGGTATTCCCAGCCAGAATCACATACTCGCACCaaagatacaaaataactgCAGCCCAAATGGCCCGAAGAAGGGCACCGTCACACTGTCACACCTGCCACAGCGGCCACCAGTCGACATCGAGTTTTCTGAAATTTCATATTCCGTCTCGGAGGGACGAAGGCGCGGCTTGAAGACCATATTGCGTAGTGTTTCGGGCAAGTTTCGCAATGGCGAACTCACCGCCATCATGGGACCGTCCGGTGCGGGGAAGAGTACACTTATGAACATTCTCGCCGGCTACAA AACTTCGCAACTGAGTGGTTCAGTGATGATCAACGGCAAGGAGCGTAATCTACGCCGTTTCCGTAAACTCTCCTGCTACATTATGCAAGATGATATACTCATCGCCAATCTGTCGGTGCATGAGGCCATGATGATCTCGGCCAATCTCAAGTTGGGCAAAGATATGAATTTGGCAGCCAAGCGTGTTGTCGTCGACGAGATACTCGAAACAATCGGTTTGCGGGATTCCAGCAATACGAAGACCTGCAATCTTTCCGGCGGACAACGCAAGCGTCTCTCGATCGCACTCGAGTTGGTAAATAATCCGCCAGTGATGTTCTTTGACGAACCCACATCTGGGTTGGATAGTTCCACATGTTTCCAGCTAATTTCTTTGCTCAAGTCGTTGGCACGTGGCGGTCGCACTATCGTTTGCACCATTCACCAGCCGTCGGCGCGTCTCTTTGAAAAGTTCGATCACTTGTACATGCTCGCCGAGGGCCAGTGCATGTACGAAGGACGCGTACGCGGTCTGGTGCCATTCCTCTCGTCGCTCGGCTACAACTGCCCTTCATATCACAATCCAGCCGATTATGTGCTGGAGGTAGCCAGCGGCGAGTATGGCGAATCTGTGCAAAAGCTGGTGGCGGCGGTCAAGAACGGCGAGTGTAAGAAATTCAGTCAAAAGGACTACGGTTTGACGGATGTGCGCGGCATTGCCAATGACATAGTCAAAGGTGACAGCGACTGCAACAATTCCAACAGCACATCAAGCGCGAACAACACAACGCTAACGGCGACCACAACACTAACTCTGGAGGATGAGAAGTGCAAAATGGATGAACTCTCGACCAGTTTACTGCATGCGAATGCACTCACTAAGCCCATCTTGGAGACGCAACAATCACAACTATCCGACTGCACCGTTATCAACTTGAACATTCCAAACAGCACTACCGACAATGGCAACTCCAATAGCGGACTGCCCTACAGCTGCAGCTTCAGTTCGAAGGGCGGACAAGTTGCGCTCACTGGTGCCGCCGAGAAGGCAGCGGCCGCCGGTTGCACCACCTCGCTCTTGGACTCACACGAAAGTGTTATCACGCTGCCCAACAGTTCGGGCTTCCCCACCAGCGGCTGGACCCAGTTCTGGATACTGCTAAAGCGCTCCTTTGTGACCATCATGCGCGATCGCATGCTCACGCATATGCGTTTGGCCTCGCACGTCATTGTCGGCGCCATCATTGGCATGATCTACTACGATGTGGGCAATGAAGCGTCGAAGGTGATGAGCAATGCCGGTTGTATCTTCTTCACCACGCTCTTCACCATGTTCACGGCAATGATGCCAACGATTTTGACGT TTCCTACTGAAATGTCGGTGTTTGTGCGGGAGCATTTGAACTATTGGTACTCGCTGAAGGCGTTCTACTTCGCCAAGACAATGGCCGATCTGCCCTTTCAG ATCGTCTTCTCCAGCGTCTATGTGATTGTCGTCTACTACTTGACCTCCCAACCCATGGAGTGGATGCGCATCTCGATGTTTGTCTTCATTTGTGTGCTCACATCGCTGGTGGCGCAATCGCTTGGGCTGCTCATTGGTGCTGGCATGAATATCGAAGCGGGCGTCTTCCTTGGACCCGTCACAACCATACCAACTATACTGTTCTCCGGCTTCTTTGTCAACTTCGACACCATACCGGGTTACCTGAAGTGGGTCACCTATGTTAGCTATGTGCGCTATGGTTTTGAAG GCGCCATGGTGTCGATATATGGCATGGATCGCGCCAAATTGGAGTGCCACGAAATGTACTGTCACTTCCGCAGTCCCAAGAAGTTCTTGGAAGAGATGTCCATGGACAACGCCGAGTACTGGGTGGATGCAGTGGCACTGCTGGGCACCTTTGTAGCGCTGCGTATTGTCGCGTACTTCGTGCTGCGCTGGAAGCTGCACCTCATACGCTAA